TGGAGAAACCTAAACCACTGCCTCCCCGACCGAATAATGCCTGCGCGCGCTCGTCCGAGTAGGTGCGAGACCGAGAGAGAGCGCCGGGATACAGTCGCTCGAAGAGGTAAGCAAGATTGGCGGCTTGGAAACCACAGCCCGAATCAATAATGTTTATTATAATCCACTCTTTTTTTTCCGTCGCGCGGCGGGCAAGGAGATAAATATGGCTTCTAATAAGAAATGTCACAATCGTTAACGC
The genomic region above belongs to Oscillatoria sp. FACHB-1406 and contains:
- a CDS encoding ATP-binding protein, whose amino-acid sequence is ALTIVTFLIRSHIYLLARRATEKKEWIIINIIDSGCGFQAANLAYLFERLYPGALSRSRTYSDERAQALFGRGGSGLGFSIAR